ATACACGGGGAAAAGAAAACGGATAGTATTTTGTTATTACATATATGATTGTAAATTACCAAAAATCTACATTCACTTTTACCCCGTAGTAAATTGATCAATATTAGTGTCCTTGTAAATTAAGTTGTTGTCTTCACAGAACACAAGCATCTTTGTATAGTTGTTTTGAGTTCACTTTGTTTTAGAATATCTCTTCTTTGCgggaaaatagaaaagagaaagaacTTCAAGTGAGACATACCAATGGAGATTATAAGGTCCACTAACAGCTGAAATACTTGAATTTGGGTATTCCCTTTTTGAATATATACGAATTAAGGCATTTCAATTACGAAGAAATCAATTAAGAATGATTCGccacaatgatttttttttctgctaCGCATGATGTAGTAAAGTTTTTGGAGGCATAACGGAGATAACCACCCCAAATAGTTAGTAATTTGTGTTTAGTTGTTGACTATTCAAGTACATTTTGAGTTCCCATGTTATGTGGGAATGTTATACGGAAGCTTATAAACATAATTCACTCTAGAAAATGAAAGATctgaacaaaaaatgaatatgGAGTCGTCTTGTCTTTAAACTTGGGAATTAGATGGATCTCTCATTTGTACACAACAAACTACACCTGAACCCAAGTCCATGTAACTTAGACTAACATTATATTTTGTATAGGtcattatttcttttatttggttAATATTTATAATAGAATTCATTAAATTAGTATCACCAACATCATGCACATTCATGtcttttgtctatttttttccttcgtAAAGAGAGAAACACTGAGAAGTACCTTGAAATGGAAATAGACAACTAGTATCTCCCTAAGAAGCAACAGATAGATATTACCAAATTTATCGCCATTTCTTGTTAGCATTGAGACACGCTTGTGATTTTATCCATTTAAATTAACAATcgcaaaagaggaaaaagacaAACAAGGAATCTTGCTTCTGATTGGTAAATGTTTGTGACGATTATCTTGATGACAACTGGACATTATTGGGCCTTTGATGATTTGATTCTCTTGCTACTTTATTGGTGGAGCTTGTTAAAGTGTCgtccaagctcatatactagttttggaggagataattatcCGATGTGggcaaactccaacactcccccgcacatGTGCCACCTCGACTCACACGTAGTGAGGTAAATAAAGTAATAAACGATCGataacacttggatcacaacaaacaacaaacaacggtGCACCTATAGCACAAACAAGGGAGGACAAATTCTCCGAAACCTGAGCTCTAATGCCCTAGcttcaactcaaaaccaattggcaatgagtggaaaggctacctaggctcatatactagttttggatgaaataattaaccgatgtgtgACAAACTCCAATAGTGCTTTATGAGGATGCTCATGGTAGTAGTTTGGAAGTAAACTCCATAGGATCCTATCTTGTGAGACTCTAGTAAAGCCGTAGAGGATTCTATGTGAAACTAAGTATAAAAGGGAACTAGCGTTTGTGAACCCTAGAACTTGAAGGTGTGGAGTCGGCAGTCAAAGAGCTTTTGTCCTCAGATTCGGATTGAAGCCACGGAATTAGAGTCAAGAAGCTTTGGTAACTCAATCTAACTCTTTTGGGCttccttctttctcttttaCCTTAAGAatgctttttgagtttttttttttttgtccaatcAACCAAATCCAATAGATTTGTTAGATTAAAGTGAACATGGGATTGAAGTGCCTTTGTTTCAGTCTTATGCATGAAAGAAGATCTTCATGTATAGATTGCCTAGATGTGTCTTTGTTGCATTGTCGTATAGCTATCACATCTTTGTAGTATCTTAAGACAACTTGTGAGCCATTGGATTTAGCAGATCTGCATATGAAAGGGCATTTTATGATCCTTTATCTTACAAAGATCTGAGCATCAAAAGTCGAATTTAAAGAAGGTTCAAGGTTCTGCTTGTGTATAACTTTAGGAGGTATATTTGTATCAAAATAattgtcttctttcttttttaagttGAAGTATCCATGGTTGTGATGATTGTTTAGTTGCTTATTAAGCAGATCTGGGCGTACAAAGGCTGCACCTTCATGATCATTCCTCTTACAATGATATAAGTTATATGACCCGCAAAAAAGGATTCACGGTTTGGGTGTGCAGAACTTTTGGTTCACATTTCTTCGATCGAAGAAAGTGTCTtctcttatttattttgtcaaagTATAAATTTTTTGTGATGCTGTTCTAGATTTGCGGAGACGTATATGTTTCTTCTTGCCTGTTTGATTTTctgctttttgagtttttttttcaaataaagtaaaaaaggaaattgaattAATGCTTGTAGATCTATGACGTCTTCAGCTGATAAACATTTGGTAGCATGTCTCATCGTGGATATGCGAATGTTCTCCAAAAAAGTAAATAGGAGTTAATTCCTTAGTCTTGGCACCATTCTTTTATTATCTCTATGACATGGAACTCTATATATCTATAACCCTGCCAAGTACTGAAAGAGAGttcgaaattattttaagaaggctatttcttgtttttcaaaaggtccaattaCGTATAAGCAAATATATGTTGTTGAAGTTGTATAAGCAAATTTTAAGTTAGCAAGTTTTGCTTGAATAGTAGTACAGAAATGTGATATTCCGTATCATATGGGATTTACTTGGAGCAGTGGTTTTTCTTAACTGGAGTCTGTCCTGATGGGATTTATcgtaatgtaccatttttgcTTCAAATCATCTCCAAAGCACCCCATCTTCGCCGCAATCATCTAAAAGCTTCTCCCGAGTCTCATTTCACGTCTAAGGATTAGCGAAACCTACAAACATGAGAAACACAGTCAACCAAGTAATAGGATAAATGGACTACATACGTAACTTAGGGGGCTTAAATTGGTACACTTGAGCACTTATCGCATATTTTTTGACGCCTTTATTATAATTTGTTTCTAGGTGTATCCAAAGATAGTTCTGTTCATTATGCATTATTATAGTCTTCGATGTGCTGCAGTGAAAAAATATTCATCAGTTCACCAGTCTAATTATCAGACTGATACATTGACCAAAAACTGCAGTATTTTGTGCTCTGATGGTCTTTCTGATTCCCATAACGTCCTATACGATGCAATCAGTCCCCTACCACTCTCTTCACTTTATCTTTTCCTATTTGTCCACTAGAACTGTTATACTTCCCTTCTATGAGATCcccaaaaagatgcatttgtgtTTCCTACAGTAGAATAATGATTCTTCTTGTAAATGTCCATTTTTTGTGCTTGAGATTCTTGTTggtttctggttttttttttttttttttgtgaattgcTTAATACAATGTGAGATAGGTAATCAGCTATGACAGTTGCAGTGGCAGTActgtttctctcttcttttgcaTTAAGAATGTAAACTTTGTTTATGGGAAATTCTAACTTTCTATATATTTTCTCCCCGACCATGATTAATCAATCATGGCAGCAGTTTGTTGAACAATGTAGAACTGTCCATGATTTGAACATGGAATCCATATAATTGTTCTCACTTTTGCTAAGGTCTACCTCATCAAATAATCTCCCAACTGCAGGCACTCAATTGTTGGACAATCTGATGGTAAGAAGAAAGAACCCATTTCCAACGCCTTTTCGTCCATCTGAAGGCAGTACTTCAGACCAACGTACCCAGCCCCAGATGCAAGAGCAGGGACAATCAACGCATGAAAATCAGACTTCAACCCCCAACCAGGTTTCCACAAGTCAGATCCAACGAGAAACAAAAGACAACAATGTACAGGAGAGAACCCAACAGGCCTCACTTAAAATTGCAGAACCATGTGTTGAGGATGAACCCTTAGTAAACAAAACAAGCCATGGCTTGGAACATCAGTCCGGAGATGATGCATGTGGACAACTGGAATCAACTTCTTATATGGTACAACAGTCACCAAAAGCTGCAAATGAACCAGTGGGGCCAGCTCGTGGTTTAGTACCGCAAAATGTAAAAGATGCATGTGGACCAAAAGTGCCTGCTCCTCCTGGTTTAATTCATCAACCTGAAGAAGATGCTTATGAACCAGTAGAAACGGCTCATGGTTTGGCTGAAAACACAACTCAACCTACTCATGATTTAGTTCATCAAGTTGCCGATGTTGATTCATTTGCAGTTGCCTCACAAAGAGACATGGATTCCATTTATGTTGAGAAAGAGTTGGACCCTGAGTTTGAACAAAATGTTAAATTGTTTCCTTCAGATGGTCTTTACTTGAATTCTCAGGACAAGGGATATGGGGATTCAACATCCATGTCTTCTTCTGTGCAACAATCTCCTGCTTTTAATAGACCAGAGAACTATCTGAAGGCTAAGGGGAGCCCTAGTATAGTCAGCCCAGCAAGCACTAGATCTTGTGATCTGGCCCAAATCGAAAATGGACCTGTAAAACTTTCATCTGGAGATGCAAGATCTGGGTTTCACCCTGATACAGAAAATCGACCGCATAAAAAATTGCGAGTTGCTCCAAACAAACAATCCCCACCAGCTGAAATGAATGCTCAAATGGTTAACAGTCAAGGTGATTCCCATATTTCTTTAAATGGGCAAATTCCACAAGTTCAAGGGAATTCAACAACTACTCATTCGTGGCCACCACAAAATTTGCGGCAGCAAAGCTTTGTTTCCGAAAACCAATCACTTCCTCAAGCACAGATGGCTCAGTTTCCTATGCAAAGTGCAGGGCAGTATGGGATGGTAGCTGATAATCAAGTTTACAATCAGATGATGGAAAATTATTTCCGGCAGCAGCAGTGTATGATTCCTCAACTTCACTATCAGGAGCGACAACAATTTATGCAGCAGCAACAAGTTCAACAACCCTATCAGCAGCAACAACATCATCATCTTTATTTACAACAGCAACTGCCACAATTGTCCTATCAACAGTTGCTACAGCTGCAGGAACAAGAAGCTCAGCTgatgcagcagcagcaacatcaGTTCCATAATCCGTTGTTGCAGCCCCAGGAACAGAACCCAATGCAACGGCAACAAGTATATTTGCAGCACCACCAGCAGATTATTTCCCCAAAAATTCCAACATGGAACAGGAGCTACTATCAGCAGGTGTGGTAATTCTGAACTAAAGTCATCATTTTGTTGTTCCAACTATGTAGTTATACATTTGTGCTTGCGTTTTGGAGGGAAGTTAGCGGTAGTGAACTTTGATTGTTAATTTCTTTGCAATGCCAGATTAAATCCAGTTACGATAGATGAaattttttatggaaaagaatcatGTAGTGTGTCGTACGATTTTCAGAATCAGAGGAAAAAAAGGCTGAACGGTTGAGTTATCTAGACAAGTATGCCGTGAATTCTTTTCCATTATATGCAAAACCAGTTTTCTATGCTGTGAACACTGGGTTTCTGCACTTATCAGAGATGGATATAGTGCGTTTTTAATCTTAATTTTCGCCACTAGAAATGATGGAGTCCCTAAGCAATCACTTAGTGGAAAACATCTGGTGTTTGAAAACATCTGGTTTGGGGGGTTTGGAGCTGATTGTTTACTTGTTAAGTGTAAAATAGTGCAGAGAGAAGATATTGTATTGGTGAAGAAACAATTCAAGCATGTTAAaactatggctcatatgttattggGGGGTTGCGGGGGGCGTTGTACGGTAGGATTcgtacaggggtatttttgggatacagaccGAAGGGAATTCTTGACTACGTTCATTTagatgtttgggggccagtGAGGGTAGCTTCGAAAGGAGGATCTCTATATTTCTTGACCTTTATTGATgacttttcaagaaaaatttggGTGTACTTCATAAAGCACAAGTCTGAAGTCTTTACTAAGTTCAGAGTATGGAAAGCTGAAGTGGAAAACTAGATAGGGAAAAAGATTAATTGCCTCGGGACAGATACTGAGAAAGAATTCAAGAATGGGCATTTTCTGAAGTTTTGTGAGGAACATGGGATTCAGCGACACTTTATAGTTTGGAAGACACCACAACAGAATGGGGTGGCAGAAAGAATGAACAGAACCATTGCAGAAAGGGCACGGTGTTTGAGATTGAATGCGGGACTTCCGAAGGTCTTTTGGGCAGAAACAGTGAGTATGACATGCTTTGTTATAAACAGGTCACCGAGTGCTGCTTTGGATGGGAAGGTAGCTGAGGAGATGTGGACAGAGAAAGAGGTTGACTACTCAGGGTTGAGAATTTTTGGGTGTTCGGCCTATGTTCATGTTCCCAGTGATGAGAGGTCAAAGCTTGATGCGAAGTCTAGACAGTGTATCTTTCTTGGTTATGAGAAAGGGGTCAAAGGGTACAAGCTTTGGGATTCAGAGACAAAGAAGGtggtgatcagtagggatgtggtaTTTGATGAGGACTCTATGATCAAGGCACATCAGAggattcaaaattttgagtcAGAGGAAGTGAACAGCAAACAACAGGGCGTACAGATT
The sequence above is a segment of the Rhododendron vialii isolate Sample 1 chromosome 13a, ASM3025357v1 genome. Coding sequences within it:
- the LOC131312480 gene encoding uncharacterized protein LOC131312480 isoform X1, which gives rise to MHLKGWATDREDISVLTSVFAGTQLLDNLMVRRKNPFPTPFRPSEGSTSDQRTQPQMQEQGQSTHENQTSTPNQVSTSQIQRETKDNNVQERTQQASLKIAEPCVEDEPLVNKTSHGLEHQSGDDACGQLESTSYMVQQSPKAANEPVGPARGLVPQNVKDACGPKVPAPPGLIHQPEEDAYEPVETAHGLAENTTQPTHDLVHQVADVDSFAVASQRDMDSIYVEKELDPEFEQNVKLFPSDGLYLNSQDKGYGDSTSMSSSVQQSPAFNRPENYLKAKGSPSIVSPASTRSCDLAQIENGPVKLSSGDARSGFHPDTENRPHKKLRVAPNKQSPPAEMNAQMVNSQGDSHISLNGQIPQVQGNSTTTHSWPPQNLRQQSFVSENQSLPQAQMAQFPMQSAGQYGMVADNQVYNQMMENYFRQQQCMIPQLHYQERQQFMQQQQVQQPYQQQQHHHLYLQQQLPQLSYQQLLQLQEQEAQLMQQQQHQFHNPLLQPQEQNPMQRQQVYLQHHQQIISPKIPTWNRSYYQQQSSMENFGNSHSRVESGQQFAYQGQQVMSPHSASASEFPNPQQQSRGITQPHHAAASGSSVSPHNQLQPSHGVMPHGAAASGFAVSPHNQLQPSHGMTPHGAGASRPFSSSYNQQHHRK
- the LOC131312480 gene encoding uncharacterized protein LOC131312480 isoform X2 gives rise to the protein MHLKGWATDREDISVLTSVFAGTQLLDNLMVRRKNPFPTPFRPSEGSTSDQRTQPQMQEQGQSTHENQTSTPNQVSTSQIQRETKDNNVQERTQQASLKIAEPCVEDEPLVNKTSHGLEHQSGDDACGQLESTSYMVQQSPKAANEPVGPARGLVPQNVKDACGPKVPAPPGLIHQPEEDAYEPVETAHGLAENTTQPTHDLVHQVADVDSFAVASQRDMDSIYVEKELDPEFEQNVKLFPSDGLYLNSQDKGYGDSTSMSSSVQQSPAFNRPENYLKAKGSPSIVSPASTRSCDLAQIENGPVKLSSGDARSGFHPDTENRPHKKLRVAPNKQSPPAEMNAQMVNSQGDSHISLNGQIPQVQGNSTTTHSWPPQNLRQQSFVSENQSLPQAQMAQFPMQSAGQYGMVADNQVYNQMMENYFRQQQCMIPQLHYQERQQFMQQQQVQQPYQQQQHHHLYLQQQLPQLSYQQLLQLQEQEAQLMQQQQHQFHNPLLQPQEQNPMQRQQVYLQHHQQIISPKIPTWNRSYYQQQSSMENFGNSHSRVESGQQFAYQVMSPHSASASEFPNPQQQSRGITQPHHAAASGSSVSPHNQLQPSHGVMPHGAAASGFAVSPHNQLQPSHGMTPHGAGASRPFSSSYNQQHHRK
- the LOC131312480 gene encoding uncharacterized protein LOC131312480 isoform X3 translates to MHLKGWATDREDISVLTSVFAGTQLLDNLMVRRKNPFPTPFRPSEGSTSDQRTQPQMQEQGQSTHENQTSTPNQVSTSQIQRETKDNNVQERTQQASLKIAEPCVEDEPLVNKTSHGLEHQSGDDACGQLESTSYMVQQSPKAANEPVGPARGLVPQNVKDACGPKVPAPPGLIHQPEEDAYEPVETAHGLAENTTQPTHDLVHQVADVDSFAVASQRDMDSIYVEKELDPEFEQNVKLFPSDGLYLNSQDKGYGDSTSMSSSVQQSPAFNRPENYLKAKGSPSIVSPASTRSCDLAQIENGPVKLSSGDARSGFHPDTENRPHKKLRVAPNKQSPPAEMNAQMVNSQGDSHISLNGQIPQVQGNSTTTHSWPPQNLRQQSFVSENQSLPQAQMAQFPMQSAGQYGMVADNQVYNQMMENYFRQQQCMIPQLHYQERQQFMQQQQVQQPYQQQQHHHLYLQQQLPQLSYQQLLQLQEQEAQLMQQQQHQFHNPLLQPQEQNPMQRQQVYLQHHQQIISPKIPTWNRSYYQQGQQVMSPHSASASEFPNPQQQSRGITQPHHAAASGSSVSPHNQLQPSHGVMPHGAAASGFAVSPHNQLQPSHGMTPHGAGASRPFSSSYNQQHHRK
- the LOC131312480 gene encoding uncharacterized protein LOC131312480 isoform X4 — protein: MHLKGWATDREDISVLTSVFAGTQLLDNLMVRRKNPFPTPFRPSEGSTSDQRTQPQMQEQGQSTHENQTSTPNQVSTSQIQRETKDNNVQERTQQASLKIAEPCVEDEPLVNKTSHGLEHQSGDDACGQLESTSYMVQQSPKAANEPVGPARGLVPQNVKDACGPKVPAPPGLIHQPEEDAYEPVETAHGLAENTTQPTHDLVHQVADVDSFAVASQRDMDSIYVEKELDPEFEQNVKLFPSDGLYLNSQDKGYGDSTSMSSSVQQSPAFNRPENYLKAKGSPSIVSPASTRSCDLAQIENGPVKLSSGDARSGFHPDTENRPHKKLRVAPNKQSPPAEMNAQMVNSQGDSHISLNGQIPQVQGNSTTTHSWPPQNLRQQSFVSENQSLPQAQMAQFPMQSAGQYGMVADNQVYNQMMENYFRQQQCMIPQLHYQERQQFMQQQQVQQPYQQQQHHHLYLQQQLPQLSYQQLLQLQEQEAQLMQQQQHQFHNPLLQPQEQNPMQRQQVYLQHHQQIISPKIPTWNRSYYQQVMSPHSASASEFPNPQQQSRGITQPHHAAASGSSVSPHNQLQPSHGVMPHGAAASGFAVSPHNQLQPSHGMTPHGAGASRPFSSSYNQQHHRK
- the LOC131312480 gene encoding uncharacterized protein LOC131312480 isoform X5, which translates into the protein MVRRKNPFPTPFRPSEGSTSDQRTQPQMQEQGQSTHENQTSTPNQVSTSQIQRETKDNNVQERTQQASLKIAEPCVEDEPLVNKTSHGLEHQSGDDACGQLESTSYMVQQSPKAANEPVGPARGLVPQNVKDACGPKVPAPPGLIHQPEEDAYEPVETAHGLAENTTQPTHDLVHQVADVDSFAVASQRDMDSIYVEKELDPEFEQNVKLFPSDGLYLNSQDKGYGDSTSMSSSVQQSPAFNRPENYLKAKGSPSIVSPASTRSCDLAQIENGPVKLSSGDARSGFHPDTENRPHKKLRVAPNKQSPPAEMNAQMVNSQGDSHISLNGQIPQVQGNSTTTHSWPPQNLRQQSFVSENQSLPQAQMAQFPMQSAGQYGMVADNQVYNQMMENYFRQQQCMIPQLHYQERQQFMQQQQVQQPYQQQQHHHLYLQQQLPQLSYQQLLQLQEQEAQLMQQQQHQFHNPLLQPQEQNPMQRQQVYLQHHQQIISPKIPTWNRSYYQQQSSMENFGNSHSRVESGQQFAYQGQQVMSPHSASASEFPNPQQQSRGITQPHHAAASGSSVSPHNQLQPSHGVMPHGAAASGFAVSPHNQLQPSHGMTPHGAGASRPFSSSYNQQHHRK